The genomic segment TGATCGTCGGAGCTTTTCGGCACCGTGCGCACTCTCACCAAGGCGACGAGACCGCTTCCAGAGAGATACAACAGGAAGACCGCCACTCCGGCTAGCGCTGGAAGCATCAGTAGGTCCTCGGCGATATCGAGTGATTGCACACCCGGTGCGCCTTCACCTGATACGACGGTAATCCAGGCTCCTAGCGCCACGCCAATCGCGACCCCTACCGCCCAGGTTCCCGCCCAAAACACAGTGGCTGGTAGTGAGAAACTGCCTTTTCGCATCACCATGTCAGCTCTTCTCGTAAGGCTTACCCACAGCCGCGGGCGCAACAGCCCTGCCAACAACACCCGCGAGGACAACCACGGTCAGCACATAGGGTAGCATCAGGAAAAACTGTGATGGAATAGCAACTACATCACGCAGCAGCTGCAACTTGATCTGAAGCGCATCCGCAAAGCCGAACAGCAGCGAGGCGCCGTACGACCCCGCGGGCGTCCAGCGGCCGAATATGTTTGCGGCAAGAGCGATAAAACCGCGACCGTTGGTCATTCCTTCGGTAAACGACCCGACCTGCTCCAGCGTCAGATTCGCTCCGGCCAGACCAGCCAAAGCGCCGCTCATGAGCACAGCTACATACCTGCCGCGATACACGTTGATACCGACCGTGTCCGCGGCTTGCGGATGCTCGCCGAGCGCTCGCAGACGCAATCCCCAACGCGTATTGAACATGGCCCACTGCCCAACGATAGCGATCAAAATCGCAATGTAAACGATAGGGGTGTAGCTGAACAGCGTCGTATTGATCCACACCCAGATATCTGCCAGATACCCTGTTGTCGGCCCATTCAATTCCAGTAACGGGCTAAGTCGCGTCACCGGGTCGGTGGTTCCAGGGCGCTGGAAGATCACTTCCATGAAAAATCCGGTCAGGCCGCCAGCTAAAATATTTATAGCCGTGCCCGAGACAACCTGATCGGTCTTGAGCGTGATCGAAGCGAACGCGTGAACGAGCGCCAGCGACAAGCCCGCTACAACCGCTACCGCGACGCCTCCCCACGCACTCCCTGTGAAGGTGGCCCCGACCACACCCATGAACGCCGAGAAAAGCATGATTCCCTCGAGCGCGATGTTCACCACACCGGCCCGCTCACAGATGGCGCCGCCGATCGCGGCAAGGGCAATCGGAGTTGCGATTCGAATTGCCGAAGCAAAAAGATCGGGGGCGAGTATATCGCTAAGCACCTTTTGCCTCCCCTTTGCCGCTCAGAGGCCTGACAACCCAGCGAGCCAGCTGCTGCGCGGCCACAAAAAAGATTATCAGGGCCTGAATTATGAAGATTACCTCCGGAGGCACGTCGGCCTGCATCTGCATGGTTCCGGCGCCCGCGGACAACGCTCCGAACAATATGGCCGCTGCGACGACAGCGAGCGGATTGTTTCTCGCTAAAAGCGCAACCGCGATTCCGGTAAATCCAAAGCCCGCCGAGAATTGATCGAACAGCCGGCCGTGTACCGCAATCACCTCCATGACTCCCGCCATGGATGCCAGTGCGCCTGAGATGCAAAGCGACTTGACGGTAGTCGATGAGACGGATATGCCGCTTGTCTCGGAGGCAAAAGGATTGTAGCCAACCGCTCGGGCCTCAAAACCCAAAGTGGTACGCTTGAGTATCCACCAAACGAACACCGCAAACGCCAAAGCCATAAAGAACCCAACGTGAGCGCGTCCCGTCTCCAGGAAGGGCATAAGCTCCACGAGTCTTGGCAAAGTTGATTCTGGTGGAAGCTCCTTAGTCTGCGGAATCGCCCCCTCGGCCTGAAGAGGGCCGGTAACAAGCCACGAGACTATGTACCGCGCTATGAAGGTAAACATCATTGTGGTGATTACCTCGTGAGCGCCCACCCGGGCTTTGAGAACCGCGGGCACGAACGCCCATGCGGCTCCCGAGATCATTCCGGCAACGATAATTGTGGGGATCGTGACGACAGGTGGCAAGCCGGCAAGCAAAAGGCCAAGCCAGGCGGCGACCAGGCCGCCCATGAAAAGCTGGCCCTCTGCGCCAATGTTGAACAACCCAGCCCTGAATCCGTAAGCCACCGCGAGACCGGTGAATATTAGCGGAGTTGCGCGAAGCATCGTGTCGCCAATTTGACGCGGGCCGCCAAACGAGCCGTCGAGCAGGGCAAGGAAGGCCTTGCCGGGATCGTAGCCGACCAGCCAGATGATTAAAGATCCCACAAGCATGGCCAGTGCGATCGAGACAAACGGCGTTGCGACATGCTCAAGCGCTGCTCGGATCCTGGCTGCGCGTACCTCCTTTTCGCTGGAGATCATCGGTTACTCTCTTCCCGTGGCAATTGACTCGCTTTATCAGTCAACTTCTCGCCGCCTCCCCCGGTCATGTAATAACCGAGTTCTTCGTCGCTTGCTTCTCCTGCCTGAAACTCCTTGACTATCCGGCCTTCATACATCACGAGAATTCGATCGGCTAGTGACTGAATCTCCTCGAGCTCAAGCGATACCAGCAAAACTCCCGTGCCGGAATCACGCTCGGCAAGAATCTGCTTGTGAACAAACTCGATTGCCCCAACGTCGAGTCCCCTGGTAGGTTGAGCGGCGACAAGCAGCTTCGGGTCGCGACCCAACTC from the Actinomycetota bacterium genome contains:
- a CDS encoding ABC transporter permease: MLSDILAPDLFASAIRIATPIALAAIGGAICERAGVVNIALEGIMLFSAFMGVVGATFTGSAWGGVAVAVVAGLSLALVHAFASITLKTDQVVSGTAINILAGGLTGFFMEVIFQRPGTTDPVTRLSPLLELNGPTTGYLADIWVWINTTLFSYTPIVYIAILIAIVGQWAMFNTRWGLRLRALGEHPQAADTVGINVYRGRYVAVLMSGALAGLAGANLTLEQVGSFTEGMTNGRGFIALAANIFGRWTPAGSYGASLLFGFADALQIKLQLLRDVVAIPSQFFLMLPYVLTVVVLAGVVGRAVAPAAVGKPYEKS
- a CDS encoding ABC transporter permease, which translates into the protein MISSEKEVRAARIRAALEHVATPFVSIALAMLVGSLIIWLVGYDPGKAFLALLDGSFGGPRQIGDTMLRATPLIFTGLAVAYGFRAGLFNIGAEGQLFMGGLVAAWLGLLLAGLPPVVTIPTIIVAGMISGAAWAFVPAVLKARVGAHEVITTMMFTFIARYIVSWLVTGPLQAEGAIPQTKELPPESTLPRLVELMPFLETGRAHVGFFMALAFAVFVWWILKRTTLGFEARAVGYNPFASETSGISVSSTTVKSLCISGALASMAGVMEVIAVHGRLFDQFSAGFGFTGIAVALLARNNPLAVVAAAILFGALSAGAGTMQMQADVPPEVIFIIQALIIFFVAAQQLARWVVRPLSGKGEAKGA